A stretch of DNA from Augochlora pura isolate Apur16 chromosome 8, APUR_v2.2.1, whole genome shotgun sequence:
AGCTGCCAAATAAGCAGCGTTCGCTCTCTTATCTCCTCTTTGCGAAGTATAGTGCACGATTTGATTGTACTTGTTAGTTGGACTCTGCAGCTTCTTCTTTACCATGCAGCAAtatctgttatttatattatttgttatttatagaaaCACTTAATTTCAGATCTTGTTTGACTgaacatgaaaataatttcattattaaattgcgGATTTCATGcgtttcatataaaaaaaaaatgataactgaaaatgataaaaatattacaagaatttGAGAACGTGTATGTagtatatttatgaaatatactACATGAGGATTGATAACTTCACTAAAaagaatatgttaaaaaatattcgaatttatgtttaagaaaaatcaaactaggtatatgaaataatttaagttGAACTCGCTTGTAAAGACAGGCGAGATTGAGTGGTCCAAAgtcattgtaaaaattattgtagatcAATTCATCGTCGATGGTGAAACAGTGAATGTTTGGAGTGCTTCGCGCAAATTTTCGTCCACTGGCCAGCGTCGCGAAATAAAAGCGGTCCTTTATGTATTCGCAGATGTAGATGAGGTCCGGATGTTCGTAAACCGTAGTGATATCTGATGGATTAAAAGCatgagattattaaaaaatattaggaaCATCAAATAATGTTACCTTCCACGTTGACGAATCTATTGTTCCGATTGTTACAATAGTTTCTTAAGAATTTGGAATTCCTCGGCTCGTACATCTTGAAGTAATCTCGTAACATGGAAGATATTAATCGGCGGATATCCAGTTACTATTGctaaaattttcttcatttcattCATCAACTTTCTTCACATCCTGCATGGGAGTTAATTAAACACGATGTAATTAATCGTTGTTAATTGTAACAACGTACAAAGCATTTCATTGGTTCAAACCTACTTTCCTCGACGTCACAGGACCCTGATAGCTCTGAGGTAGTTATTCTTTAACGAGTGCATCATTTCCCGGTCCTAGaacgtagaaataaaatacttattgaGGATATACTTCTTGAGGATTACTCCAGCGTTAGCCAGCAATGCTCGCTTACCTCCAGCAATTTTCATGTTACAACAAAGAGAATATATTGTCCTTAAGATCACTGCAATTTACTATGCCAAATTCATCACTTCATGTTTGACAAATCAGTTTGaccaaaaaatgttttcaggGCGCCGCGCTTCTCAGTTTTTTCTTTCACTGATACCAATTGCGTAAATTCGgttcaaagaaaaaaagtgGAACGGTCAACTTTTATGTAACGTTGCCGCGCATAACTTCAAAGTTGTGAATTTGCCAGTTACCAATAACCCTTCtacattcaaataaatttctcagCCCACGgtctctttaaaaattaaaaacagcgCCATTTGGATAGTGTGCAGCGTTAATTGGTGCAgcggcaaaacgctcaaactgttagcaAAATTACCAACGGTCGATcttggctaacagtttgagcgttttgccactgcacaaattggcgctgtacggaccCCGAATCAAGCTTTGCTTTTTCTCCGCAAGAGGCGCCACAAGTGGCGTATGTGTACAATACCGGGCAGcgtaaaaacattaattatgatGAAATTAGGgcatagtaaaataaatcaaggGCACAAAATCGTTTGGGAGAATTTTCTACATCGATGtcatatcaaaaaataaacgacCTGAAGGGATCCcaagtttgaaatattaatattaattctgcgCAGCTGTTGAACGCAAAGGTAATTCGTCTCttactttttcttattttaacaCGACTCTTTGCACGTCCagagaattttcaaactttgagttattaattttaagcttttaaTAAACGTTCTAATANNNNNNNNNNNNNNNNNNNNNNNNNNNNNNNNNNNNNNNNNNNNNNNNNNNNNNNNNNNNNNNNNNNNNNNNNNNNNNNNNNNNNNNNNNNNNNNNNNNNNNNNNNNNNNNNNNNNNNNNNNNNNNNNNNNNNNNNNNNNNNNNNNNNNNNNNNNNNNNNNNNNNNNNNNNNNNNNNNNNNNNNNNNNNNNNNNNNNNNNNNNNNNNNNNNNNNNNNNNNNNNNNNNNNNNNNNNNNNNNNNNNNNNNNNNNNNNNNNNNNNNNNNNNNNNNNNNNNNNNNNNNNNNNNNNNNNNNNNNNNNNNNNNNNNNNNNNNNNNNNNNNNNNNNNNNNNNNNNNNNNNNNNNNNNNNNNNNNNNNNNNNNNNNNNNNNNNNNNNNNNNNNNNNNNNNNNNNNNNNNNNNNNNNNNNNNNNNNNNNNNNNNNNNNNNNNNNNNNNNNNNNNNNNNNNNNNNNNNNNNNNNNNNNNNNNNNNNNNNNNNNNNNNNNNNNNNNNNNNNAACTTCTGTTATCCATTAGGAAAAATTTGAAGAGGGTAAAACTGTAATCTTGACTCTGAAAGACCAAGAAGTATTAAACGAAGGCGAAGACGTACTCGTCAATGTAAACATAACTGACGAAGAGCGTTATCAGcgtaatattttgaataagaCGAAAAAACCCGGCTATGATGCGTATGATGAAGACAACTTTGACGAGTATGGTTTTCCGAAGAAAACTATCTTGGAAAAATATGACGAGGAGAtcgagggagaaagaaaagacaattttgtattgggaatgaaatataaagataGTAAATCGAAGCTTGATTATGTTAAGCAGCGTTTGGCTACGAAACGATTAGAATCGTTACAGATAACGGAGCCAAAGCTAGCTAGTGAATATTACAATGATGAAGAACTCGCGAAGTTCAAAAAGCCAAAGAAAAAGGTAAATCTACAAATAGTGTTAACAAATGATAGTTACGAATATTTGATGTAAATGCTTTATGCTTCTGCAGGTTCGAAAAATTAGGAAAAAACTGAAAGCGGAAGACTTAATTCCCGAAGATAATGATTATCTTCGTGATTTGGGAAGTAGAAGAACTAAGCGACCCGAGGAAGTCAAAGATAACGATTCTTTAGATATAGACGATTTAGGAGGTAATTATAATGTTTCGTTTCTCACCGTTATTCGTTAggttgattttaaatatatttcaatttttcattcaaggTCCTTCCGAAGATTTGAGTGGAGTAAAATTAGAAGATGATGATAAGGATCTTGAATTGCAATTAACGTTGAAGAAAGCACAACGCTCAAAGGAAATGCATTTATCGAGCATTGAGAAAGTTGTAGACACCATTAAACAGGAACCTTCTGGTTCCGAAGAGAATCAATGTGGACACATTGTGTTGAACGCTACCGCAGAATTTTGTCGAACTTTGGGAGACATTCCTACTTATGGTCTTGCTGGAAATAGGGAAGAAAATGGCCAGGAACTTATGGTATTAGAGCacaattgaattttgaattaattagcAATGCTAAATGCgactgcaattattttattaaaattgtaggaCTTTGAGTTGGATGGAATTAAAGAGGAACCACCTATaaatgaagaagaagatgatgGTCGTGGTGCCTGGAACACCGTGCACTTAGGTACCTTAATCGATTTCGAATACAGAGTTGTTtctgttttcaaaaatttaacttTCCATATTTTTGAATAGATGAAAGTACATCCGAACCAGTAGCGATGGAAGCTGCAATTTTGGACGCCGAGCCTTCGCTCGGGCATGGTGTTGGCGGTGCTTTGAAACTTGCAATGAGTAAAGGTTATTTGCAAAAGGAAGACAGCAGTCGACCATCCGCATCTCGTTTCGCTCATCTACAGGCACAGAACTATTCGATAGAGGACAAGACGTACGGGTATGTATGGAGCACCACTATTGTTCAATACAAGAAGCTTTCTTACAACACGTTTCACGGCACTCTTTCGAACGTACGTAAGAAATATTCTTCTATTGAATGTATGCGACAATGTTGTTAGACGAGACTCTAGTGAATTTCAAACTGTTAGTTAACAGTCTTAAATAGAGCCCGGATTTCGGTGCTCGGAAATGGATGATCCGCTACCGCAACAAGAGTTAACTGCTTTGTCGGAGACGATCAAAGGGCCGAGAAAAAGGATTTATTGAGGTATGTTTATATTATGCGATTCTACCGTCGCCGAGCAGGATCTGTACCAAATATTCTAGACAAGTCCAGCGTTGGAAATCGCAttcattcaattaataatctaATCAATAATCCACTGGAAACGTATCACTTGATAATCGTGTCATATGTGGACATATGAATTATAATCACCTTATgttcatatataatacaatcaaCGAGCAATcataattctgttatttttaacaaatataaatattgcatgtCTCAACATGTAGACTATCTTACGGAAAAGCTTTGTTAGACTAAGGatgtttcacattttttttaattcactcTCAAGGGAAAAGAAACACTTTAGTTAAATAAGAGTGTAAATGTAATTGCCTTTACATCGACTTGTTTAGATTTACGTTGACCTAATCGCATAATGTAATGTATCTTCAAGAGACAGCAGTTCacttcgaaatattaattttttaaatgacatttGCTGTACCTTAAATTTTCGAACACCGAATTTTTTGGgctattgtaaattttataaaagtttactACATCCGGTGTAAACTgtcgttttatttatcgctgTTGTCATTTTATCGATATGTTTTCTTTCTTAGGGATGACGATAAATTCGGCAGAAGAGATCGCTTTAATGGTCCTACCTCTGAATTCAAAGAGAAAGATGGTTTCAAACCCAACGTAAAACTGGAATACATTGATGACGATGGACACGTCTTGAGTGCGAAGGAAGCTTTCAGATATCTTTCTCATAAATTCCATGGGAAAGGTCCAGGGAAAAATAAGGTAGgatcaaaattatttgctcCACTTAATACTTAACCTTAATCAATTGTCAAATTTTTAGGTTGAAAAACGAATGAAGAAGGCGGAACAGGAAGTTCTAATGAAACGGATGTCATCCACAGATACACCTTTGGGTACCCTTAATTTGTTGCAAGCAAAACAGAAGGAGACACAGTCACCCTATATAGTTCTTAGTGGCAGTAAACAAATGCAAACGTAAGTTtcgcaatttataataactaacagccttaaaatttttctttttatacaaaaatcattaattatttttcttcttttcaggACTAGCATATCAAAGTCGAAGCATTAGTGGTTTTAATGTTATCTTTTatcataattgtatataatatgcagACAAGAAAAAAGATCTTATCGGCACATTTTCTTCAGGCTGAATAGGAACGTCGCTTGTCAAAAAGCGAATTGCACATTTTTGATTTGTTAATCCACATACAGGATAATAAAGTATCATTATGTAAGTTTATAAAAGAGGTTCACCTTTTTCACGCTTCTCCATGTCTTGTTTCTGGGATTATATAGTAGAGgcatcaattttcatttgattttcgAAGTTGTATATATGGTGACAAAGATGTAAAACTTTCAGTACAATAGCCGgagaaaattttatgaatttcctCGATGTATACAAAGCAGTATAAATTCATGTGTCGTCGTTTTCTTCTCTGTCATTCAAAATACTCTCTTCAAGGAAATACATTCGCTGCTATCACAATCAAATGTACGAGCGGAGGGCGTAAACGGTGTCAAACTATAATCTACGCTAACAGTAACAACGTGTCCATTAAGTctagaaatattcaaaaaactGGGGTTATATCTTTACTTCTGTATTCTCAATCACAATGTATAATTAACGTCTAAAATCTAGTCGTACAAATCACTAATTGGAAGATACAAATTTGAACgctacaaaatattttatagttccTAACAATTACTATACAAACGTTTGTTAAACGTCCTTTACTCGgtctcgattttcttttctcctccAATATGAAACTGTTGTCACGAGACCGAAAATATATCTTCACATTCGAGACGAATAAATCGCGATCGGTTGACAATGAAACGTTTGATAACACTCGCCGCCAACGTTACTGagtatttattacagtttgtCGACTTcgtattctttaatttttctttcctttttgtAATCAGAAAAAATGGTAACACGATCCGTCACTGTTACAATGCTGAATGGCATTAATTGTATCCCTGATATCACAAGGCTTCATTTTGTGCAAAAATAGTAATACTTGATTCCCTCGAATCAGTGCACAATagtctataaattatattttataaatatgcgTCTCCCAATTATACACGGTATAGTTACACGTTCTCTGATGATCCTTTTAATAAAACACTTTGCTTTCTCTACTCGCTAGTCACATTTCTTGATATTCTTTTTGGAAAGTTTGGCACTTTTCGCGACGGTCCACGCAAAAGTAATAGGAacttttttcttgtttttcatGTTTAATCGAGACTAATATAGTTTCTGTAACTGTCGTATCGCTTTAAGCATTAAGCTTCGCGGGAAGCTTTCGAACAGCTTCGGAAGGCCGTTCAGAAGTTTGATTGAATCATTCATTTGCACATGTGATACTGAAAGTGCTTTAGTGCCAACAACGGATGAACGATCGTTGTCCGAACGAAGAGTGAATACATTCTTACACGAATTCctattatttttgcaacaaccTACAGTACACTCTGATGCTCGTGTTTAACTTACGGATGCGATGTTTTCTGCTGGACTCTAAGAAATTTGGTTTACATCAGTAACACATCGATATCATCTACAAACTTTCACACTTCACAAGTTTCCGCTACAAAATTCTATCGTGTTACATAGTTTAATAGAATTCTCTGTGTCActgttattttaaacaaatttcttatAATCGGCAAGttcgtatatattatattcatataaatgtTCCCTATACTCTCTCCTACTAGTCAAAATGGATATTAACTATGcgaaatagataaatatttttagtaggTACTAACTTATCTCACAGCTTCATCctaatttctctctctatatacgtatatttatatactaatatCCTCAAGTaatcgtattttaatatattataaattgactctgtttctctcattctttctAATCTTCCACTCGCAATAAGGTATTAAAATCATTGGTATAAGTATCGTAAAAGGGGAAGTACGGATCCTGGGCGGTTCGGTCGACAATCCGCCGAGGCAATgttcgttaaaaaatgaaaatcgatcATTGTATCAAAAGTGTATGagtgtatacagggtggttcaCTTATCctaacaatttgaaataccTCCGCCGCTTTTAAGTATTGTACCTTACACAAAGAATAAAATCACAGAAACGAATATTACAATTCACTGTGAGAAAAGAGCGCTggcaattataatattcatctcctaaaattaaatgactcCCCTTACACGTTCTatcttgatattattaaagataacGAAACTACTCCaagctattaaaataaatgaaacactCTGTACGAGAGAGTAACGCGGGACGAAACACATTGTACAGTACAATTAGTTTGTGGGATATACTTTCCTCAAGGCAGTTACCTTCCAAGGTATCTTCCTTGAACGTAACATCATTAGTAATTGTTATCTGTTCAGTGTTTCTACGTTCTGGCTTTGAGCGTTCTTGTTGATACCTTCTTCCTGTCCACTAGGACTTGGAAGCCTAGTAGACTTGATAGACTTCAGCTTAGTGGTTCCACCGTACTTGAAGTTCACGTCGCTACAAGTGTCCAGAGGATGCACCGTTCCTGTTAAGTTTGTCAAGTCATCGTCTGTCGTGACCTCTAACTTAGTGGTTGGTACTTTCTTGACTGATCCCAATTCGTACGCtgatttcgacgattttaacTTCATTCTGTTGTTTAACGGTAGCGAGACCGACTTCTCCAGGTTCACTTCTTGTATCTTCAGATGATTATTATCGATCTGCGGGATCTGCTCGTTACTTGAATTTACCGTGTCGGTGATTTGGATGTCTATATTGACCGTCTTCGGATCGTTCTCATCATTTCGCATTGGCTGTTCGATCGAATACTCATTTCTCAGAGCGGCCAGTTGTGCTCGTTGTTTCTGTATGTGGTTGTGCGAGTTAGAAAAGAACGAAGACACCCTTTCGAGCTTGGTGGCCAGATTCGGCTGACTTAACGTTGATTTCAAAGGATACGGAGCGTCTATCACATTGTTGTTCTTCAAGAAATTGTGGGACTCTCTTCCGGTAGAGTTGCTCTTGATCATTCCGTATTTACTGTTGTCTTCGATCACTTTCAGAGGATATGACCTTCCTGTCGCAGCTCTTCGCTTCTCCGCAAGACTAAGCTGCGCTATTATTCGACGGATATCGCCTGGGTATTCAATGTCCGGACGGGTTTCAGATAATTGTTGAATGAAGGCGCCCAGCGTCGCGACGGTCACCTCTAGACTGCGGTTCTGAGACTCCAGTTTAAGGAGAGTCGATTGTTGCGCTGAACGGGCCGTTTCCAAACGATGCAAATTGCTCATAGTTATCTAAACATATGGATATGTTAGTTTCTAAAGTGACTAACAAAGATTTATGTCTTTGGCAAGTGATTAGGTTTTAGACAACTCACTTCGAGTTGCTCGTTCAGATGCGTGACTTCCTGTGTCAATTGCTTGTTTAGATGCTTCATTTTCTCCATGTTCTCGATTTGTGGCTTTACCGATATCATTTCTTCTTGCAACACTTGATATTCTACTCTGTACTCATTCAATTGCTTCGTGATCTCTTGGTCAGGATAGAATACACGCTTCATTACGCGATCTAGAATTTCCTTATCCACAGCTGGCACTTGAGTCTACAATCATAAAATAGTTGAAGGTGTCTTCTTTATATATAAGTctgtttcttataaaaattatatgttacCTTTAGATATTCCATGATTTCTTCGAAACTATCGCAACGAAGCAACTGATCTTGGTGCTCTTCCAATAACGCCATCGACACCCGGAAAAGTACTTCTGTACTTTCCAGGAAGAGCAGATCTACGAATACGAATGTATGAATTAATNNNNNNNNNNNNNNNNNNNNNNNNNNNNNNNNNNNNNNNNNNNNNNNNNNNNNNNNNNNNNNNNNNNNNNNNNNNNNNNNNNNNNNNNNNNNNNNNNNNNAAAAAAAATGAGGGAAAGAAGTTACCGGAGCGAGTGGCACGATCGTAACAGATAATGAACCTTGTTTGAATTGCAGAACCGCGGCTTTTACGTATTTCAAACAgatcaattttttcctttctgtCCAGCACTGCGAACCAGTAAATCGCCcgataatttatacaattattaccGTTCCTAAAAACAAGAACACGGAACACATTATGATCTTCAGTCTCAATTATGGACGGTGTATTTATGCATAGCAGCGTTCGCTAAATGATTCGCCGATCGTTTTAGCAATACATTGTTGCAAATTGTGATTTCCACGGTGAGTGAACATCGCCTACGACGCAGCAGTTCCGGCAGCAATTATTCGAACGTTTTAAAAAGACTGATAACGATTTGTTCAGAGATTCTCAAGAAGCATTGATCTATAGAAACCCCGTTCCAGGAAGAACGAATCAGTCCAAATGGTCACCGGGACCAAAATGAACGTTGACAGcgaatttattatcgattcGTACGATGCTGCAAAGTCGgacattattcgaatgaaattttgttcgtataatatatcacatgaattctttaaataaaattttattcacataATGTATCGACTAAAtgctttgaataaaatttcgaacgaattttacGAATACAATCCgttagtcgaataaaatatggcCAACTCTGAAACGTTGCGAATTGAGAATTCTACGATAAGAAAAACATCTCTTAACGCAATAGCTCCAACGTTTCAACAAGAACTATTAAAGAAAGATATATTGAGAAATCAAGTTGCGTCAGAAGTTCTGCAGAATTATTGATCTTTAGACATTGTTTCAGGAGAAACGAATCAGTGGGAGCAGCCTAATCACCGCTAATTGTGCAATTGCCGGTCCACTTCCGGCGGGTCGAAGCGAGTTCTCGAAAAGCGAATCTCGCGAAGTTCACGTACTTCGAACTTTATTTGCAGAGCCGCTATAAATACCAGTTGGAAGATCTGCTCAAGGTGACGGGGGTAAGCATTAGGCGTTCGCGTGCCGCATCTCCTCTGGTATCTCCGTTCATTTGTTCTCCACGCGCTCGCTGTCAATTGATCATCGACGAATTCAAGGTGCACGCGTGATCATCGGTCGCGGAGACGCTGTTGCGCCGGTTCGTGTGACGCTGGGAGCAGATTGAATTCACGtgggaaattaaattgaacgcCGTCTGCCGGCCCTGATTCGTCCGTCGTTCCATCGGGTTACAGTTAAGTGGAAATGCCCAGGATCCGCGGGTTGTTTCGCAAGAGATCCGACACAATCCAGAGCCAAGGACGGTCGCGTGATCGACGGTCGTGAGAAAAGACCGCCGGAGAAATCGTTTCCGTCCGCTTTTCCGACGCCCCTTCACGGCCAAGAATTAATGAGAGCCGCGAGCGCTCGCCTCAATGAAATTCCGAGACGAGACCGGATCGTATTTATGGCTGGCGGTGTCGCCGCGACGGTCCCGATATTTTGCGAAATTCGTCGGATTTTTCGGGCAATTTATCACGACAAGGATATTTATGCGACGCTGATAGAATTCTGCCGTTGCatgcatttttaatcgttCATGGATTTTCAATCCGTTCGCCAAATGTGGAAGCTGTACTCTATCAATTCTTATCAGATTTTCCCATTTTCCAAGAGATCTCCAACTCACGCAGCCGAATTTGTCAAAACACGGCGAAgaattaatatacttaacGAAATAACTTGATTGCCTCGGTTGCGGATGTAACCATGCTATCATCTTCTCAAGAGAAAGTACGTTCAAGTGTGTCCTATCGTCACGCATCACTGGACTGCACATTTTTA
This window harbors:
- the LOC144474473 gene encoding U4/U6.U5 tri-snRNP-associated protein 1 — protein: MSYQKINDLKGSQEKFEEGKTVILTLKDQEVLNEGEDVLVNVNITDEERYQRNILNKTKKPGYDAYDEDNFDEYGFPKKTILEKYDEEIEGERKDNFVLGMKYKDSKSKLDYVKQRLATKRLESLQITEPKLASEYYNDEELAKFKKPKKKVRKIRKKLKAEDLIPEDNDYLRDLGSRRTKRPEEVKDNDSLDIDDLGGPSEDLSGVKLEDDDKDLELQLTLKKAQRSKEMHLSSIEKVVDTIKQEPSGSEENQCGHIVLNATAEFCRTLGDIPTYGLAGNREENGQELMDFELDGIKEEPPINEEEDDGRGAWNTVHLDESTSEPVAMEAAILDAEPSLGHGVGGALKLAMSKGYLQKEDSSRPSASRFAHLQAQNYSIEDKTYGDDDKFGRRDRFNGPTSEFKEKDGFKPNVKLEYIDDDGHVLSAKEAFRYLSHKFHGKGPGKNKVEKRMKKAEQEVLMKRMSSTDTPLGTLNLLQAKQKETQSPYIVLSGSKQMQTTSISKSKH
- the Plx gene encoding PTB_TBC1D1_like and TBC domain-containing protein plx; its protein translation is MALLEEHQDQLLRCDSFEEIMEYLKTQVPAVDKEILDRVMKRVFYPDQEITKQLNEYRVEYQVLQEEMISVKPQIENMEKMKHLNKQLTQEVTHLNEQLEITMSNLHRLETARSAQQSTLLKLESQNRSLEVTVATLGAFIQQLSETRPDIEYPGDIRRIIAQLSLAEKRRAATGRSYPLKVIEDNSKYGMIKSNSTGRESHNFLKNNNVIDAPYPLKSTLSQPNLATKLERVSSFFSNSHNHIQKQRAQLAALRNEYSIEQPMRNDENDPKTVNIDIQITDTVNSSNEQIPQIDNNHLKIQEVNLEKSVSLPLNNRMKLKSSKSAYELGSVKKVPTTKLEVTTDDDLTNLTGTVHPLDTCSDVNFKYGGTTKLKSIKSTRLPSPSGQEEGINKNAQSQNVETLNR